One part of the Aurantibacillus circumpalustris genome encodes these proteins:
- the dnaB gene encoding replicative DNA helicase has translation MNQDNQNKTRKRILTSSPQSTNEIGKLPPQAVELEEAVLGAMLLEREALSTVIDILSPEAFYKEQNGRVFAAMITLFNRSEPVDILTVTQELKRTGELEIVGGSYYVSALTNRIASSANIEFHARIVAQKYLQRELIRLSTETIKVAYEDSTDVFELLDETTKNIFEILDSNVRKQHDKMSTLIAKAITEIESAANQKDGLLGVPSGFTAMDRITGGWQKSDLLILAARPGMGKTAFVVSMAKNAAVEFNKPVAIFSLEMSSLQLVKRLISSETEISQDKILKGNLDNHEFVQLNERIKKLAVAPLFIDDTPALSIFELRAKARRLKENQKVELIIIDYLQLMSGGPDGKGNREQEISQISRGLKSLAKELEIPIIALSQLSRQVENRPGGSKRPQLSDLRESGAIEQDADMVMFIYRPEYYGLEVDENNEPTRGRAEVIIAKNRHGSLETVKLRFIGQYAKFADLDYTEGQDIIYNQNNPGALQQNDEFLNTGTKTVASKNWDRIEDSPSSDIIKRNDIEDFNEPPF, from the coding sequence ATGAATCAAGACAATCAAAATAAAACACGCAAACGCATTTTAACTTCAAGTCCTCAAAGTACGAATGAAATTGGAAAACTACCCCCTCAGGCTGTCGAACTTGAGGAGGCTGTTCTTGGTGCCATGTTACTTGAAAGGGAAGCCTTAAGCACGGTAATTGATATTTTAAGCCCCGAGGCATTTTATAAAGAACAAAACGGCCGTGTGTTCGCAGCCATGATTACTTTGTTTAACCGCTCTGAGCCTGTAGATATTTTAACCGTAACACAAGAATTAAAACGTACAGGCGAACTCGAAATTGTAGGAGGTTCTTATTACGTATCAGCTCTAACCAACCGTATCGCATCTTCTGCAAACATTGAATTTCACGCTAGAATTGTTGCGCAAAAATATTTACAACGCGAACTTATTCGTTTAAGCACTGAAACTATTAAAGTTGCCTACGAAGACAGTACCGATGTGTTTGAATTATTGGATGAAACAACAAAAAATATTTTTGAGATTTTAGATTCTAACGTGCGTAAACAGCACGATAAAATGAGTACGCTTATTGCAAAAGCCATTACTGAAATTGAAAGTGCGGCTAATCAAAAAGACGGACTCTTAGGTGTTCCAAGTGGCTTTACTGCTATGGATAGAATTACAGGCGGTTGGCAAAAGTCAGATTTACTAATTCTTGCTGCAAGGCCAGGTATGGGTAAGACTGCGTTTGTAGTATCAATGGCAAAAAATGCTGCGGTTGAATTTAATAAACCAGTTGCTATTTTTAGTTTAGAGATGAGCAGTTTGCAATTGGTAAAACGTTTGATTTCGAGTGAAACCGAAATTTCTCAGGATAAAATTTTAAAAGGAAATTTAGATAACCATGAATTTGTTCAATTAAATGAACGTATTAAGAAGCTGGCTGTAGCCCCTTTATTTATTGATGATACACCCGCTCTTTCTATTTTTGAATTACGTGCTAAGGCTCGTCGTTTAAAAGAAAATCAAAAAGTAGAGTTAATTATTATTGACTACCTACAATTAATGAGTGGCGGTCCTGACGGTAAAGGAAACCGTGAACAGGAGATTTCTCAAATTTCACGTGGGTTAAAAAGTTTAGCGAAAGAATTAGAGATTCCAATCATTGCTTTATCGCAGTTAAGTCGTCAGGTAGAAAACAGACCCGGTGGAAGTAAGCGTCCGCAATTAAGTGATTTACGTGAATCTGGAGCCATCGAACAAGATGCCGATATGGTAATGTTTATATACAGACCAGAGTATTATGGTTTAGAGGTGGATGAAAACAACGAGCCAACGCGTGGACGAGCCGAAGTAATTATTGCGAAGAATAGACATGGATCTTTGGAAACAGTTAAACTGCGTTTCATTGGTCAATATGCGAAGTTTGCCGATTTAGATTATACCGAAGGACAGGATATTATTTACAATCAAAATAATCCAGGAGCACTGCAACAAAACGATGAGTTTTTAAATACTGGAACGAAAACGGTAGCTTCAAAAAATTGGGATAGGATTGAAGATAGTCCAAGTTCTGATATCATTAAACGCAACGATATAGAAGATTTTAACGAGCCGCCTTTTTAA
- a CDS encoding YdeI/OmpD-associated family protein — protein sequence MVDKFKAEIELAGINPFVLIPDKILVKIFKKAGKDKGPIPIKGKINRVAYVQSLVRLKGVWRLYINASMLKNSPKRIGEFIEVMIEFDSTDRTIKPHPKFTKALKENKEAKAVFDGLRPSLQKEIIKYLSFLKTDKSINENVIKAIGFLLGKQRFIGRSKP from the coding sequence GTGGTAGATAAATTTAAAGCTGAAATTGAACTTGCTGGTATAAATCCTTTTGTACTCATACCAGATAAAATTTTGGTAAAAATATTTAAAAAGGCTGGGAAGGATAAAGGACCTATACCTATTAAGGGCAAAATAAATAGGGTAGCTTATGTACAATCTTTGGTAAGATTAAAGGGAGTTTGGCGATTATACATCAATGCAAGTATGCTCAAAAATTCCCCAAAAAGAATTGGCGAATTTATTGAGGTAATGATAGAATTTGATTCCACAGATAGAACTATTAAGCCGCATCCAAAATTCACAAAGGCCCTAAAAGAAAACAAAGAAGCTAAAGCTGTGTTTGATGGATTAAGACCTTCTTTGCAAAAAGAAATCATAAAATATTTATCGTTTCTAAAAACAGACAAAAGTATTAACGAGAATGTTATAAAAGCAATAGGTTTTTTGCTGGGTAAACAGAGGTTCATCGGTCGATCTAAGCCATAA
- a CDS encoding NAD(P)-dependent oxidoreductase produces MRVLFADSNHPVLHETLIAAGISCDLFWEKSTEELITLLRQYDGLVIRSRFKITKEILDTCKQLKCIGRVGAGMENIDVPYAETKNIKCLCVPEGNRDAVGEHALGMLLMLMNNLKKADAEVREGIWLRAENRGFEIKEKTVGIIGYGNMGSAFAKKLSGFECKILAYDKYKKNFGDTYVQESSLYKVFEESDILSIHLPLTEETHYIIDKSFIEKFKKKIYFINTARGKCVNTDHLVESIKIGKIKGACLDVLEYEKTSFEGMNTSEIPAAMHYLINSNKVVLSPHIAGWTHESNYKMSKGIAEKMIAVLNLKN; encoded by the coding sequence ATGCGTGTTTTGTTTGCCGACTCTAATCATCCCGTTCTTCATGAAACTTTAATTGCTGCAGGTATTTCTTGTGATCTTTTTTGGGAAAAATCCACAGAAGAGTTAATAACCCTTTTACGTCAATATGATGGACTCGTTATAAGAAGTCGTTTTAAAATCACTAAAGAAATTCTCGATACCTGTAAACAGCTTAAATGTATTGGTAGAGTCGGTGCTGGTATGGAAAACATTGATGTGCCTTATGCTGAAACAAAGAATATAAAATGTTTATGCGTTCCAGAAGGCAACAGAGATGCCGTTGGTGAACATGCGCTGGGCATGTTACTCATGTTGATGAACAATTTAAAAAAAGCCGATGCAGAAGTGAGAGAAGGTATTTGGTTGCGTGCAGAAAATCGCGGTTTCGAAATAAAAGAAAAAACTGTTGGTATAATAGGTTATGGAAATATGGGCTCGGCATTTGCAAAAAAACTTTCTGGTTTTGAATGTAAAATTTTAGCCTACGACAAATACAAAAAAAACTTCGGGGATACTTACGTCCAAGAATCGTCTCTGTACAAAGTGTTTGAAGAAAGCGATATTCTTAGTATTCATCTTCCATTAACAGAAGAAACTCATTATATAATAGATAAGTCATTTATTGAAAAGTTTAAAAAGAAAATTTATTTTATAAATACAGCCCGCGGAAAGTGCGTCAATACTGATCACCTGGTAGAGTCTATTAAAATTGGCAAAATAAAAGGGGCTTGTTTGGATGTATTAGAGTATGAAAAAACATCTTTTGAAGGCATGAATACTTCTGAAATACCAGCTGCAATGCATTATCTTATAAATTCCAATAAAGTCGTTTTAAGTCCACACATTGCTGGCTGGACACACGAAAGCAATTACAAAATGAGTAAAGGTATTGCCGAGAAAATGATTGCTGTTTTAAATCTTAAAAATTGA
- a CDS encoding bifunctional helix-turn-helix domain-containing protein/methylated-DNA--[protein]-cysteine S-methyltransferase produces the protein MSSQDNINYCRIAEAINFIKDNFKSQPSLDEIAEQINLSPYHFQRLFTDWAGTSPKKFLQYISIEHAKKLLKGHQASLFDTAHETGLSGTSRLHDLFITIEGMTPAEYKNGGKDLAINYSFAKSPFGNILVASTEKGICYMAFSEDELISISELKKHFPNATYRKRIDLFQQNALCVFTNDWAKLDQVKLHLRGTDFQLKVWQTLLKIPQGQLSSYGVIANEIEKPKASRAVGTATGSNPVAFLIPCHRVIQGSGNLGGYMWGNTRKSAIIAWESAKVDS, from the coding sequence ATGAGTTCTCAAGATAATATCAATTATTGCCGAATCGCTGAAGCCATAAATTTTATAAAAGATAATTTTAAGTCGCAACCCAGCTTGGATGAGATCGCAGAACAAATTAATTTAAGTCCGTATCATTTCCAACGACTATTTACTGATTGGGCCGGGACGAGTCCGAAGAAATTCCTTCAATACATTAGTATTGAACACGCTAAAAAACTTTTAAAGGGACATCAAGCGTCACTTTTTGACACGGCACACGAAACCGGACTTTCAGGAACAAGTCGCTTGCATGACTTATTTATCACTATTGAAGGTATGACGCCTGCCGAATATAAAAATGGCGGAAAAGATTTAGCTATAAATTACAGTTTTGCAAAAAGTCCATTTGGGAATATTTTGGTTGCATCAACAGAAAAAGGAATTTGTTATATGGCTTTTTCGGAGGATGAACTTATTTCGATTTCTGAATTGAAAAAACATTTTCCAAATGCTACTTATAGAAAAAGGATAGATTTATTTCAGCAAAATGCGCTTTGTGTTTTTACGAACGATTGGGCAAAATTGGACCAAGTGAAATTACATTTAAGAGGAACAGATTTTCAACTTAAAGTATGGCAAACCCTTTTAAAGATTCCACAAGGTCAGTTGTCAAGTTATGGTGTCATTGCAAACGAGATTGAAAAACCAAAAGCTTCAAGGGCTGTTGGCACGGCTACTGGATCTAACCCTGTGGCGTTTCTGATTCCTTGTCATCGAGTCATTCAAGGTAGCGGAAACTTAGGTGGTTATATGTGGGGAAATACGCGTAAGTCTGCCATTATTGCTTGGGAAAGCGCTAAAGTAGATTCTTGA
- a CDS encoding DinB family protein, which translates to MTKGQFIADRLREVYLNGKWIANTNYKEQLLSINWQQATQKIESLNTIAALTFHINYYLQGLLPVLNGGKLEISDKFSFDLPQIQSEKDWNKLVNEFLFNAEKFADRVEKLSDKDLNKIFVEEKYGTYQRNVEVVIEHSYYHLGQISLIKKMIQGNNSN; encoded by the coding sequence ATGACTAAAGGCCAATTTATTGCTGACAGACTTCGCGAAGTCTATTTGAACGGCAAGTGGATTGCTAACACCAATTACAAAGAACAATTATTAAGTATAAATTGGCAACAAGCCACTCAAAAAATTGAAAGTTTAAATACCATTGCCGCACTTACTTTTCACATAAACTATTACTTGCAGGGATTGTTACCGGTACTGAATGGTGGGAAACTTGAAATTAGCGACAAATTTAGTTTTGATCTTCCTCAAATTCAATCGGAAAAAGATTGGAATAAACTAGTTAACGAATTTTTGTTTAATGCTGAGAAGTTTGCGGATCGTGTAGAAAAATTATCTGATAAAGACTTAAACAAGATTTTTGTTGAAGAAAAGTATGGAACCTATCAACGAAACGTAGAAGTAGTTATTGAGCACAGTTATTATCATTTAGGGCAGATTTCTCTTATAAAAAAAATGATACAAGGAAATAATTCAAACTAA
- a CDS encoding alpha-ketoglutarate-dependent dioxygenase AlkB family protein, with the protein MMELFDKEFDPTINLLPKDGMVNYHGKLISVREANYYFENLLNTIQWKNDEAVIFGKLIVTKRKVAWYGDTDFDYTYSNTTKKALPWTNELLELKKLIEEKTGETFNSCLLNLYHNGDEGMAWHSDGERDLKKNGAIASLSLGAERKFSFKHKENKEKVSLILENGSLLVMTDETQSHWLHRLPPTKLILKPRINLTFRTIVL; encoded by the coding sequence ATGATGGAATTATTTGACAAAGAGTTTGATCCAACTATTAATCTTCTGCCCAAAGATGGAATGGTAAATTATCATGGAAAATTAATTTCCGTTAGAGAAGCCAACTATTATTTCGAAAATTTATTAAACACCATTCAATGGAAGAATGATGAGGCTGTTATTTTTGGTAAATTGATAGTGACTAAACGAAAAGTGGCTTGGTATGGCGATACTGATTTCGACTACACCTATTCAAATACTACCAAAAAAGCTCTTCCTTGGACTAATGAACTTTTAGAATTAAAAAAATTGATTGAAGAAAAAACGGGAGAAACTTTTAATTCTTGTCTGCTTAATCTTTATCACAACGGTGACGAAGGAATGGCTTGGCATAGCGACGGAGAAAGGGATCTTAAAAAAAACGGAGCGATTGCCTCGCTGAGTTTAGGTGCCGAGCGCAAATTTTCATTCAAACACAAAGAGAATAAAGAGAAAGTTAGTTTGATTTTAGAAAATGGTAGTTTATTAGTAATGACGGACGAAACGCAAAGTCATTGGTTACACAGACTACCACCAACAAAACTCATTTTAAAACCAAGGATAAATCTTACTTTCAGAACAATTGTTTTGTAA